A stretch of Lathyrus oleraceus cultivar Zhongwan6 chromosome 6, CAAS_Psat_ZW6_1.0, whole genome shotgun sequence DNA encodes these proteins:
- the LOC127095044 gene encoding uncharacterized protein LOC127095044, protein MVNKNQDVDEVLHQVRHDDRAGDNNLVAMVERIIVRNGVNVSFHRPNYSSPLSNYILQTELCKGLKVPKFIKFSGDTSESNVEHVARYLTEAGDLANNENLSIKYFTSSLTKNAFTWFTTLPMSLIHDWTRLERLFHEQFYMGKSNISLKELASIKHKFSEPIDDYLNRFHLLKTRCFT, encoded by the coding sequence ATGGTTAATAAGAACCAAGATGTAGACGAAGTCTTACATCAAGTTAGACACGATGATAGGGCAGGAGACAACAACTTGGTTGCCATGGTTGAAAGGATTATAGTGCGAAATGGGGTGAATGTTAGCTTTCATAGGCCAAATTATAGTTCCCCATTATCTAACTATATCTTGCAAACTGAATTGTGTAAAGGATTAAAAGTTCCAAAATTTATAAAATTTTCAGGAGATACTAGTGAATCGAATGTCGAACATGTGGCGAGATATCTAACCGAAGCAGGAGACCTTGCAAATAACGAAAACTTAAGCATAAAATACTTCACTAGTTCGCTCACTAAAAACGCCTTCACATGGTTCACTACACTCCCAATGAGTTTGATTCATGATTGGACTCGTCTAGAAAGAttgttccatgaacagttttatATGGGGAAGTCAAACATTAGCCTGAAAGAATTGGCTAGTATTAAGCATAAATTTTCTGAGCCAATTGACGACTATCTTAATAGGTTCCATTTGCTAAAGACAAGGTGTTTCACATAG